Below is a genomic region from Gillisia sp. Hel_I_86.
TAATCACGGTCATATCTTCATCTTTTGTTTCACCCACAATGGCATCTACCTTGGTTTCCCAATCTTCAATGCAATTGGTTTTTAAACTCGGCAATCTATTCTTCTGTAGATAGGAAGGAACAAAATGTGCAACAATTCCAGATAACCTGCCCAATTTCACTCCGTTCTTCTCTGTAAGCTCTGGACTACCCTGCAAAAAGATCATTTTTCCATCTACAAATTTAGACTTCCCAGTTTCGGCTATATAGCATAAAATAGCATTTCTAGCCGCATTGATGTGGGTAGGCATAGATTCCTTGGTAAGCGGAATGTATTTTGCACCACTTGTGGTTCCTGAGGTTTTGGCGTAATAAAGTGGTTTTCCAGGCCACAGTATGTTTTCTTCACCTGCCACCATTTTATCCACGTACATCTTTAGTTCTTCATAATCCCTAACAGGAACTTTAGATGCAAATTCTTTATGATTGGTGATGTCCTTGAAAGAATGGTCTAATCCAAACTGTGTGTTTTTCGCTTTTTCCAAAAGTTCTTTAAAAACTTTTTTCTGCGTAGCTTCTGGATTAGATGCCCACTTATCGATTTTATTGCGAATGTATTGTGCAAAAATCTTTGCGGCAATGGATTTTATAGACATAAAAGTTTAATCAAAATCAATATAATCTTGTGGATTTACGGGATTTCCTTCATTCCATAATTCAAAATGAAGGTGTGGACCTGTTGTGAGTTCCCCAGCAGACCCGGCAGCAGCGATCACTTCTCCAGACTTCACGAAATCTCCTTGTTCTTTTGTTAGTGACGAATTATGCTTGTAAACAGAAAGCAAGCCGTAATTATGCTCTATGATCATCACATATCCTGTTTCGGCACTCCATTCAGCAAAGATCACCCGCCCATCTGCTACGCTTTTAACAGGGGTATTTTTGGCAACCACAATATCTATCGCGTAATGCCTTGTCTTGATATTGTAGCCTTCGGTAATTGGTCCTTTAACAGGAGGAAATAGCGCAAATTCAATATCAGATCCTGCTGTTTGCAGTACATTATACTTATCTTCTAAAGCCACTTCTTCCCTTAACAACGAATCTGCCCTAGAAGGGGATAGATCTATATATTCCGAATCTATTCGTTGGGTATTCAATAATGAATCCCTATTAAGGTCGCCTACTTCCAAATCTCCTGTAAGCACTTTTCTTATAGATTCATAATATTGGTTATTCAACATTAAAGCGGTTTGCAGGGAGTCTGTTTTATAAGTTAATTCCGTAGCCTGTCTTTTCAGTTTTGTTGAAGAATATCCAGGGATATACTCCCTCAAACCTGTAAAAGCTATGATGAAGGTTGTTAGCGCAATGAGCAAGATAGCACTAGAGGTAATAGCCACAAATAGATTCAACCTTGTTAATTTAAAAGAAAGCCGCTCTTCGAAAGTGTCTTCATTTAAAATCACCAACCTATACTTATGCAGTAGTTTCTTGGTGAATTTCTTTTTATTTTTTTTTGTTTGAGACATAATTTATGCTGCTATCACAAAGATAGCATAAAGTTAAATTTATACTATTTTAATGCTCATAAACGTTTATATTAATGATTTCTTGTTAAGTTTGTAACAACAAAACTTTTTTATTATGAATGCATTGTTTTTACCATTAGTGATAGGTGCTCCGCAAATAATATTAATTGTCGTTGTAATATTATTGCTATTTGGAGGACGAAAAATACCTGAACTGATGAGAGGCTTAGGTAGTGGTATTAAAGAATTTAAAGATGCCTCTAAGGAAGATGATGACAAGGACAAAACAATTCCTGAAGACAAAAAATAATATTTCCTATAAAATTCCTAAAAAGGCTCAATAAAATTGAGCCTTTTTTTTAGTCTATTTTTGCAGATTTTAATATAGCTTCCAATTCAAACATATTGTCTCGTTTCGCTGTTGCGGGAGCAAAGGTAAATCCTTCAAGAATAATATACCTGTTGTTAACGCTATCCCTAACGGCATAATTAATAAAAGGTCCCGCCATAAAAGCATTCTTCACTTCCCAGGTCCCCTTTGTTTCATAAGCAAATTTTCCGTCTATTTTAGAGTTAAAGAGATAGGGTGCGTACGCTTCCTCTGTGATCATATAACTGTCTTCCAAAGGTCCCGGAATATGGGCTTTCCCAATAGAATCCCTCATTTTAATAATATTTGCAATCACACTGGTATCCCCATCAATCTGGTTTAAGGGCACTGTATAGACCAAAATTTCCATATTCCCTTTTGGAATATCTTTACGAATCCAAAAAAAATCATCATTTTCCATAGCATAACGATAAGCTGTTGGAAATTTAAGAGAAACTCCTATGGTCCTTTTTAGCTTTTTGTCATCTTTCAAAGACTTATTGATCCTTCTTTGCTTCTCCTTAATTTCAGTATTCCGAAGGGCTTCTACAATTTCTTCTGAATTTTTATTGATCTGACTGATAATCTCATTAGAATTTTTCCCTGTAATCACCACGCCTGTTTGTGGGTGTGCAAAAGGATCGTTGAAAATTTTAAAATTTCCGGCCTGACCATTTTCAATCTTTACAAACAACCTGTTTTTGCGTACAAACCCAGAAAAAGCCTCTGGAGGCATTTGGTTTAGGGAAAACATTGGTTCTTCTTGAGGCAATCCGTCTACGGGTGCTGCCAAAGATTTTCTAAGTGCTTCTCCAATGGAACCTTCCCACATTTCATTGTCTATAACCACAGAGATATTGTTGATATTCCCTGAAGAAGTAGCCAATAATATAGGATCTTTAGACTCGGCATCCTTACATCCGGTAAACAATAAAGCGATAAATAAACTTAGGAATAGAAAATTCTTCATGATTATAATTTAAATTGTTCTAGCTTCCAGAAAGCTTTAACTTCATTCCGGGCTTAAGCGATGTATTGGACATCCTATTCCATGCTCTCAAATTCTGTACCGTTATCCCCGGAAATTTTTTGGAAATACTCCAAAGTGAATCTCCATTTTTTACGGTATAGGTTTTAGCATCTGTTGGGGCTTTAGAACTGCTTACAGTGCTCTTTGCTATTGTAACCGATTTTCTTGGGTATATGGTAAGATATTGTCCTATCCTGAGATTGTTGCTTCTTAAATTGTTCCATTTTTTAATACTGCTTACTCCTACCCCATATCTACTAGCTATCCTTCCAAGATAATCTCCACTTTTAACCCTATATCTTACTTTATCTTCTGCCTCTACAAATCGAGGTAATTCCTTTTCTTTTTCTGCTAGCTCCGTTTTTGCAAAATTGTATATTGCCTCTTCATTGTTCACAAATAAGCCAATCCCTTTGCTGGGCAACCTTAGTGCATAGGCTTCATCTTCCACAAATGGAATAATATCCAGCTTATAACTAGGATTTAAAAATTGCAACATTTCCTTATCCACCCCAGATACTTTGTTGATCTGGTCGAAAGTGAGCATTTGCTTTACATGAAGTGTATCTGTATCAAAAAATGCAACTTCTGGCCTATTTGGCTGAAAATCATGTTCTTTTGCATATTCGAACAAATAAAGCGTGGCAAGAAAAGCGGGAACATACCCTGCAGTTTCCCGTGGTAAATAATTACGTAATGTCCAATAATTGGTAGAACCGCCGCTTCTTCTAATCGCTTTGGCCACATTTCCAGGACCAGAATTATAAGAAGCCAGAACCATGTCCCAATCCCCAAAAGTCTTATATAAACTCGCTAGGTATCTTGCGGCTGCTTCCGTAGACATTATAGGATCCATGCGCTCATCTACATAAGAACTCACGTCCAAGCCCTGCATTTTACCCGTAGCAAACATAAATTGCCATAATCCCGTGGCTCCTACCCTGGACCTTGCCCGAGGATTAAGTGCAGATTCTACTATGGCTAGGTATTTTATCTCTAGAGGAACATCATACCTGTCCAATTGCTGCTCGAACATTGGAAAATAATATTCGCTTAACGCCATTAAGCGTTCCATGGATTTCTTGTTGCGCTTTAAATATGATTTAATTACACTTTCTAGAATTGGGTTGTATTCAATATTAAAAGGGGTACGGGCATTTAATTTGGCAAGCCTGGCTTTTAGGGTATCTGTAGGTAATTCTTTATATACAACTTCAGAATAATCCTGCTTTAGGATCTCTTCCTGCATTTCATCAAAAAGATCAGAATTCAACAACTCCTTTTTCCAAACCGAATCTATCACCGCAGCATGCGGTAGATCTTTAAGGTCTTTAATAGAGGCGTTATTTATTTTTGCCGAAATTGGCAACCTATCCTTGAATTCCGGATCGGGATTTTTCAATTCTATTTTAGCACTATCGGATTTTTTGAAAACTTGAACCCTAAAATTTGCTTTTTTAGGTTCAACTTCAGGTTTGGAGTTGCTTTTTGCTGGATTTTCCTGACCCATAGAGCCAAAAAAAACCAGCAGCGTTAAAAGTGTGATTATTTTTTTCATATTTCTACAACTATATTGTTTAGAAACGTTTAATATTCTGGTTTCTTGTTTAAGCTTCAGAGATTGCCTTGATTCCGGGAAGGGATTTCCCTTCCAGCATTTCCAACATCGCCCCACCACCGGTAGAAACGTAACTTACTTCATCTTCCAAATTAAATTTTTTGACAGCGGCTACAGAGTCCCCTCCACCAACTAGTGAAAATGCACCATTTGAAGTTGCCTTTCCAATAGCTTCTCCAATTTTCATGGTTCCTTCAGCAAAAGCTTCCATTTCAAAAACTCCAATAGGTCCATTCCAAAGTATCGTTTTTGATTTCAAAATAACTTCAGAAAAAAGCGCTATAGATTTAGGGCCCGCATCCAGACCCATCCATCCATCGGGAATATCGTCTATAGGGCAAACATCTTTATTTGCCATTTCTGAGAAACTATCTGCAATAATAGTATCTACCGGCAGATGTACCTCCACTCCCTTTTTAGCCGCTTTCTTAAGGATTTCCAAAGCCAATTCCTGCTTGTCGTCCTCTACAAGGGAACTTCCTATTTTCCCTCCTTGAGCTTTAATAAATGTAAAAGCCATTCCGCCGCCTATTATTAAATGATCCACTTTATCCAGAATATTTTCCAGAACCGTGATCTTGGAAGACACTTTCGCACCACCGATAATTGCAGTAACGGGTTTTTCAGCAGATTTCAATACCTTGTTTAAACTGTCTATTTCTTGTTTTAGCAAGTATCCGAAGCATTTCTCTTCAAAATATTTTGCCACAACCGTTGTTGAAGCATGTGCCCTATGGGCAGTTCCAAATGCGTCATTTACATAAATATCCCCTAGCTGCGATAATTGCTTGGCAAAACCGGAATCTCCTTCCGTTTCCTCTTTGTGGTATCTCAAATTTTCAAGCAAAAGGATCTCGCCAGGTTTTAAGTTTTTTGCTTCATTAGTAGCAACATCACCCACGCAATCGTTCACAAATTTTATTTCCACTCCCATAATTTCGGAGACCTTGGGAACAATTTGTTGCAAAGAAAATTTAGCTTCTTTGTTCTTGGGCCTTCCTAAATGCGTCATTAAGACGACGCTTCCGCCATCTTCTAAAACTTTAATTATGGTAGGCTTGGCAGCTTCTATTCTAGTGCTGTCGGTTACATTCCCTTCATCATCCAACGGAACATTAAAATCTACCCGAATAAGTGCCTTTTTGTCTTTAAAATTGTAGTCGTCTACTGTTTTCATAAGCAATGTGTATGCTACAAATATAAATTTTTCTAAAGATATAAAGTGAAGATTAATTTTATCTTTGCCTATGCTCTTTTCTGAAGTTTTAGGTTTACCTCATATTAAAAACCACTTAACCACGACCGCCGACAGGGGGCGTATTCCGCATGCGCAGTTATTTGTGGGAAATCACGGGAGCGGATTATTGCCAATGGCGGTTGCTTATGCGCAGTATGTTTTATGTGGAAATACAAATTCTGAGAACAATACGGGTAATACGGCGTGTAATTTAAAATTTAATCACCTCTCTCATCCAGATCTTCATTTTGCATTTCCGGTAGCCACAAACGATAAGGTAAAATCGCATCCGGTTTCCAATCATTTTATGGAAGCTTGGAGAACATTCATCAATAATAACCCGTATGGCAGTTTATTCGACTGGTACCAAGAAATTGGAATAGAAAATAAGCAAGGACAAATTGGAGTAGATGAAGCGCAGGAAATTTTAAAATCCCTTTCTTTAAAATCTTATGAAGGTGGTTATAAAATAATGCTGATCTGGATGGCAGATAAAATGAATACTGCCTGTTCCAATAAATTATTGAAGCTAATAGAAGAGCCTCCAAATAAGACACTTTTCATCCTTATAGCTGAAGACGAGGAGCAAATAATACAAACTATTAAGTCCCGTTGCCAAATCCTTCGGTTCCCGCCCCTTTCTGAAAATATTATCGAAGAAAAATTGATGGCAACCGAAAAAGTCGATGCTTTATCTGCAAAGAAAATCGCGGTTCAGGCAAATGGAAGTTATTCCCAGGCTCAACATATACTAAAAAACGATTCTGGCGATGAACAATTTGAAAATTGGTTTATTACTTGGGTTCGAACCGCTTTTAAAGCAAAGGGAAATAAAGCCTCCATTTTAGAGCTGATTTCATGGAGCGATGCCATTGCAGCTTCAGGAAGGGAGACACAAAAAAGCTTTTTGCACTATTGTTTGGACTTTTTTCGTCAAGCTCTATTACATAATTACAAGGCCCAAAAATTAGTGTATATTCAGCCCAAAACCGCCAATTTTAAATTAGATAAATTTGCGCCATTTATAACAGGAGCAAATATATTGGGGATCACATCAGAACTAGAAGATGCCATTTACCACATAGAACGCAATGGGAATTCCAAGATCATTTTTACAGACCTATCCATAAAACTCACAAGATTAATTCATAAAAAAGCAGCTTAAAAAACACCTATGGAAAACATTACCAATTATATTACAGAACTCCTCATCCTTATATTTATAGTAATTACTTTTTTGCAATCGGGCTTGGATAAAATCACCGATTGGAAGGGTAATATTGGATGGTTAAAAGGTCATTTTTCGAAAACTTTTTTGGCGGGGCAAGTACCTTTAATGGTTGCCATCATATTGGTTTTAGAAGTCATAGTCGGGTTTATGGCCTTGGTTGGCATCTTCTTTATTATAAGCAGCGGACAAACCGAAATTGCCCTTTATGCCAACGTGTTGGCAGCAATTACTTTGTTAATGTTGTTATTTGGACAGCGCGTAGCCAAGGATTATGCAGGAGCTTTTACCATAGTAGGATATTTTATCGTGGTAATTTTAGGGGTGACATTATTGTCTTAATTTGTATATCCGTTTTTTGTCCTAAAAGTTCTTTGGTCACCCTGAATTTATTTCAGGGTCTCAATCTTGCATGGCTTTTACATTGAAATGGGATTCTGAAACAAGTTCAGAATGACGTCATTTTTCAGTTTGGGATACTTGACTTACGAACAAATTTTCTTAATAAATCATTTACATAAAAAAGCATCGATTTCATAAAGATCGATGCTTTTTCATTTTAAGAAATTCCATTTCCTATTTCTTGTAACCCTCATTAAGTTTTTCAAGAATTTCATCGGTGATATCCAATCCTTCTTTTGCATACATGATGTTTGCAGACTCGTTAGATCCAAAAATGTAAGTATAATCGTTATCCTTACCGTATTCTTTTACGTATGCCTTCACTTTAGTTACGATAGAATCAATCACAACATCACTTTCTTGACGAAGTTGGTTCCCCATCATTTGTTGTTGTTGTTGTATTTTTTGTTGTTTCGCCATCAATTCTTGTTCCTTTTCTTGTCTTTGCGCAGTAGACATCCCATTCATGTTTGCTTGGTATTCCTGCACTTCTTTCTGAAAACTTGCAGCTAAAGAATCCAACTCACCTTTAACCTTATTAGATTTTGAAGTGAATTCCTCTTCCACTTCTTTCATTTCGCGATACTCCTTAATAATTTTGGTTGTATCTACATAAGCTGTTTTTTGTTCAGTACAACTTGTAAGCCCGGCTGCAATTAAAACAACCAATAATAACTTCTTCATAATATAAATTTTGTTTGGCGCAAAAGTAATAAAGTTAATATGGAAAAAAACAAAAAAATATTCTCTATTAAAATATAATAAGAAAATCTTATGGAAATATCGTTTAAAATCAATTAAATCAATATAAAAAGGGGTGCTTTAAGAGGATTTAAGACTTGTTCTTGATTTTTAGCACACAAATCCCCGCTGGACCTAAAATATCATCCAATTCAGCCTGAAATTAGGTTTTAGCCCGATTTTCTAAAGAAATAAGCAATAGAAGAATACTCTGAAGACTTTTTTGCTTTTAGATTGGATTTTAATCCTATAAAAAAGGCTTTTAAAAAATTGTTCTTTTTGACCTTGTATTTTTCTGAAAGAAGGCTCACATAAAATGAATCGAACAAAAGGGGTTTTTCATCGAACTGAGAAAAAGAGGTGCCATTAAAAAGCTTTTCAAAACTCTTACGGGAAAAATGCCATAAATGTCTTGGCACATCAAAAGCTGCCCAATGCTCTTTATAATATAAAGCATCATAGCTTTTGAAATTTGGAACGGCAATAATCAACAACCCATCCTTTTTAAGCAACTGCTCCAATTCTATAATTTGATTT
It encodes:
- a CDS encoding M23 family metallopeptidase is translated as MSQTKKNKKKFTKKLLHKYRLVILNEDTFEERLSFKLTRLNLFVAITSSAILLIALTTFIIAFTGLREYIPGYSSTKLKRQATELTYKTDSLQTALMLNNQYYESIRKVLTGDLEVGDLNRDSLLNTQRIDSEYIDLSPSRADSLLREEVALEDKYNVLQTAGSDIEFALFPPVKGPITEGYNIKTRHYAIDIVVAKNTPVKSVADGRVIFAEWSAETGYVMIIEHNYGLLSVYKHNSSLTKEQGDFVKSGEVIAAAGSAGELTTGPHLHFELWNEGNPVNPQDYIDFD
- a CDS encoding phosphoglycerate kinase, with protein sequence MKTVDDYNFKDKKALIRVDFNVPLDDEGNVTDSTRIEAAKPTIIKVLEDGGSVVLMTHLGRPKNKEAKFSLQQIVPKVSEIMGVEIKFVNDCVGDVATNEAKNLKPGEILLLENLRYHKEETEGDSGFAKQLSQLGDIYVNDAFGTAHRAHASTTVVAKYFEEKCFGYLLKQEIDSLNKVLKSAEKPVTAIIGGAKVSSKITVLENILDKVDHLIIGGGMAFTFIKAQGGKIGSSLVEDDKQELALEILKKAAKKGVEVHLPVDTIIADSFSEMANKDVCPIDDIPDGWMGLDAGPKSIALFSEVILKSKTILWNGPIGVFEMEAFAEGTMKIGEAIGKATSNGAFSLVGGGDSVAAVKKFNLEDEVSYVSTGGGAMLEMLEGKSLPGIKAISEA
- a CDS encoding DUF4837 family protein, which encodes MKNFLFLSLFIALLFTGCKDAESKDPILLATSSGNINNISVVIDNEMWEGSIGEALRKSLAAPVDGLPQEEPMFSLNQMPPEAFSGFVRKNRLFVKIENGQAGNFKIFNDPFAHPQTGVVITGKNSNEIISQINKNSEEIVEALRNTEIKEKQRRINKSLKDDKKLKRTIGVSLKFPTAYRYAMENDDFFWIRKDIPKGNMEILVYTVPLNQIDGDTSVIANIIKMRDSIGKAHIPGPLEDSYMITEEAYAPYLFNSKIDGKFAYETKGTWEVKNAFMAGPFINYAVRDSVNNRYIILEGFTFAPATAKRDNMFELEAILKSAKID
- a CDS encoding ATP-binding protein translates to MLFSEVLGLPHIKNHLTTTADRGRIPHAQLFVGNHGSGLLPMAVAYAQYVLCGNTNSENNTGNTACNLKFNHLSHPDLHFAFPVATNDKVKSHPVSNHFMEAWRTFINNNPYGSLFDWYQEIGIENKQGQIGVDEAQEILKSLSLKSYEGGYKIMLIWMADKMNTACSNKLLKLIEEPPNKTLFILIAEDEEQIIQTIKSRCQILRFPPLSENIIEEKLMATEKVDALSAKKIAVQANGSYSQAQHILKNDSGDEQFENWFITWVRTAFKAKGNKASILELISWSDAIAASGRETQKSFLHYCLDFFRQALLHNYKAQKLVYIQPKTANFKLDKFAPFITGANILGITSELEDAIYHIERNGNSKIIFTDLSIKLTRLIHKKAA
- the tatA gene encoding twin-arginine translocase TatA/TatE family subunit — translated: MNALFLPLVIGAPQIILIVVVILLLFGGRKIPELMRGLGSGIKEFKDASKEDDDKDKTIPEDKK
- a CDS encoding lytic transglycosylase domain-containing protein, with the translated sequence MKKIITLLTLLVFFGSMGQENPAKSNSKPEVEPKKANFRVQVFKKSDSAKIELKNPDPEFKDRLPISAKINNASIKDLKDLPHAAVIDSVWKKELLNSDLFDEMQEEILKQDYSEVVYKELPTDTLKARLAKLNARTPFNIEYNPILESVIKSYLKRNKKSMERLMALSEYYFPMFEQQLDRYDVPLEIKYLAIVESALNPRARSRVGATGLWQFMFATGKMQGLDVSSYVDERMDPIMSTEAAARYLASLYKTFGDWDMVLASYNSGPGNVAKAIRRSGGSTNYWTLRNYLPRETAGYVPAFLATLYLFEYAKEHDFQPNRPEVAFFDTDTLHVKQMLTFDQINKVSGVDKEMLQFLNPSYKLDIIPFVEDEAYALRLPSKGIGLFVNNEEAIYNFAKTELAEKEKELPRFVEAEDKVRYRVKSGDYLGRIASRYGVGVSSIKKWNNLRSNNLRIGQYLTIYPRKSVTIAKSTVSSSKAPTDAKTYTVKNGDSLWSISKKFPGITVQNLRAWNRMSNTSLKPGMKLKLSGS
- a CDS encoding DoxX family protein, giving the protein MENITNYITELLILIFIVITFLQSGLDKITDWKGNIGWLKGHFSKTFLAGQVPLMVAIILVLEVIVGFMALVGIFFIISSGQTEIALYANVLAAITLLMLLFGQRVAKDYAGAFTIVGYFIVVILGVTLLS
- a CDS encoding OmpH family outer membrane protein codes for the protein MKKLLLVVLIAAGLTSCTEQKTAYVDTTKIIKEYREMKEVEEEFTSKSNKVKGELDSLAASFQKEVQEYQANMNGMSTAQRQEKEQELMAKQQKIQQQQQMMGNQLRQESDVVIDSIVTKVKAYVKEYGKDNDYTYIFGSNESANIMYAKEGLDITDEILEKLNEGYKK